Genomic window (Oryza sativa Japonica Group chromosome 3, ASM3414082v1):
CTGTCGTGGTGGAGGTTAGCGAGGAGGCTGGGGATCGGGTACGAGCGGAAGATGCCGGTGGCGTGGCGAACCATGGACCGGTTCGTCGCCGACACGATCGCCAAGCGGCGGGCGGAGAAGGCCAGAACCGGGATCGACGACTCGGCGGACCTGCTCTCCTCCTACATCAACGACGACGAAGAGGACGCCGGCACGGTGGacgccttcctccgcgacacGACCATTAACCTCATGCTCGCCGGCCGCGACACGACGGGCTCTGCGCTCTCCTGGTTCTTCTACCTCCTCACCAAGAACCCGCGTGTGCTGCACAAACTCCTACAAGAGCTCGACTCCGTCAAGAGCACCACCGCCGCGGACGGCATGGTGATCTTCGACCCGGACGAGACCGGACGGCTCGTGTACCTGCACGCCGCCCTGTGCGAGTCGCTCAGGCTGTACCCGCCCGTGCCAATGGAGCACAagggcccggccgccgccgatgtGCTGCCGAGCGGGCACGAGGTGCGCCCGGGGGACAAGATCGTGGTGTCGCTGTACGCGATGGGGAGGATGGAGTCCGTGTGGGGCAGCGACTGCATGGAGTTCAGGCCGGAGCGGTGGATCTCCGACGACGGCAAGCTGCGGTACGTGCCATCGTACAAGTTCATGTCCTTCAACTCGGGGCCCCGGACCTGCCTCGGCAAGGACATGGCGTTCGTGCAGCTCaagaccgcggcggcggcggtaatGAAGAACTTCGAGATCGAGGCCGTTGCCGGCCACGTCGTGGAGCCCAAGCTCTCCATCATACTCCACATGAAGAATGGCTTCATGGTGAGGGTTAAGCGAAGGCTTGCGGTTTGCTAGAGAAATATCGGATTCCATGGTTCTAGGACAAGGACAAGAGGGAGGGGAATCAATCACGATTAAACAGTGCTATTGTACGTCCATTTGGTGCGAATATCGTCTATAGCGATTTGCTCTGCACCTCTGGCCTCTGAGTCTGCGGTACTACTAGCTGAAATGCCGCGCGAATGCGCGTATTTTTCTTGCATTGCATGGTTGCTTTTGCCTATACTGTGCAAAAGGCTAAAAGCCACTGTACTGTGTAGTACTGCTCGTCTCATGCTTCTAGACCAATAATAATATAAAGGCGGACTGGAAAATCGAGTTCGATCTCACTtctcagggtgtgtttagttcacgctaaaattagaagtttgattgaaattggaataatgtgacaaaaaaagttaaaagtttatgtgtgtaaaaaagttttgatgtgatggaaaagttgaaagtttaaagaaaaagttgagaactaaaccaggcctcaaTCGCActtgtgagtttttttaaaaaatttctttgaaatttcTATGTTCGGTCATTGATAAGCTATTGACCATATGAATTGTCGTACGTTGATAAACCGACAAACGCAAGGCCTACGGAGAATTTGGATCAAGTTCGGCCGTCCTATGGACAAACAACTGCACGCAAATTTGGCCGTTCATTTGTGTGATTAACGGGATAGATTCAAAGCTACAGTAACCACATAAACAGTACTCCATGCTACAGTATTTATTGCTACAGTGCTATGAATAGTCAGTGCGCGATCTAGGCCGTCCATCTTATGTTCAATGATGCATATTGCTACTGGTTAAGTTCCTGATCCAAATCCCCTACGGAATGCCGCAGTACAAATGTTCCTTTCGTTTTCAAGACCACGTCTAGAGTAATTTTGGGACGGTCGACCGAATCATATTTCACTAGCTAAATTCTATATTGACCAATAACCATGTATACAAGTATTCTCTACCTTTTAAATGCATGATGTAGTTTATTTTTGGATATAATGTTTGACTCtaaacatgatttatatttttttatagttgcATTAAACTTTTTATTAAGAAAATGACTAAAcgatatgtcaaaaaatcaataTCATCACctattaaaaataaagatagaACTTGTTCATGACGTGTTAAAAATCGTAGTTTTCCTTTATTTATCTTCTTGTTCTTAAAATGATATATGAGTGCAGGACCCACATGTGCATTAAGTCAAGCAATAAACCATTTGAGTGTAACCAACACAACTTAAGAATTTTCTAACAATTGACAAGCACACCGATAATGATCCTATTATAGATAAAGGGGACGGCGCCACGATGGGAGCCACCAACCTAGCGGAGCTTCCAattcagagagatgaggagCCCATGCTTGTTTTCAGGATCGGACCCTAAACACCATGTAATTCTTTCTTTTTCACAAAACTCTCCtttatcaataaaaaaaaagagagactaTGAATTTGATAAGTTTCAAAAGGGGAAATTTACAATGTACAGCTATAACTAGCTTCGTGGATAGGTAATTGCTAAGCTTGAACTGAAACTATATATATCTCAATCTACTAATCCACTAATCTAGCTTAAATAACCGTCTCGTCATCTTTTTTCTTGAAGGCAAATCATCTCATCATCCTAATTAATTACTGACGTGTAACAATGTTAATGCTCGTTTGCTTTGGAGTGGCGGGGCGGTTAACGGTTCCTGTCGAATTTATAGTAAGATCGAGCTAGGGAAGGCGACCATGTATGCCGTGTGCTAAAGAGCAGTTAGTTAAGTATAAAAGTGGCACGCACAACATGTGTTCTCATTCCAAACAAACTGTACTGTTTGAGCCAGACGTGGCAGGGCCCTCGAGCTTTCGTCCGTGCATCGATCAGCACAACTATATATCTAGCTTTGTGAAtagttcctttttattttttaagatggTGAGTAGGTAATTgctaaatttgaa
Coding sequences:
- the LOC4331568 gene encoding alkane hydroxylase MAH1; translated protein: MAVSSFSFLELLLSFLCFGFFYYYHVKSKQKNPVIPLQWPLVGMLPALLANCNHLHEWITSVLTVTPLNFRFIGPPSSDMRLFITSDPANIRHVFNTNFSNYPKGREFQEIFDILGDGIFSADGESWRRQRTKAQLLMSSPRFRAFVARYSRDKVEKALLPLLAHVAGTGDACNLQDVFLRLTFDTTTTLVFGVDPGSVAIDLPEVPFARAMDDAMTMLLLRHIVPLSWWRLARRLGIGYERKMPVAWRTMDRFVADTIAKRRAEKARTGIDDSADLLSSYINDDEEDAGTVDAFLRDTTINLMLAGRDTTGSALSWFFYLLTKNPRVLHKLLQELDSVKSTTAADGMVIFDPDETGRLVYLHAALCESLRLYPPVPMEHKGPAAADVLPSGHEVRPGDKIVVSLYAMGRMESVWGSDCMEFRPERWISDDGKLRYVPSYKFMSFNSGPRTCLGKDMAFVQLKTAAAAVMKNFEIEAVAGHVVEPKLSIILHMKNGFMVRVKRRLAVC